The following coding sequences are from one Lolium rigidum isolate FL_2022 chromosome 6, APGP_CSIRO_Lrig_0.1, whole genome shotgun sequence window:
- the LOC124665038 gene encoding LOW QUALITY PROTEIN: probable RNA-dependent RNA polymerase 3 (The sequence of the model RefSeq protein was modified relative to this genomic sequence to represent the inferred CDS: inserted 1 base in 1 codon; deleted 2 bases in 1 codon): MVALGDLEFVKVFLIHVYLAGKKIEDVCELHEEYIRSLHSLPMEHFESEIWHRFGHKFIAETDRRKNLDWDPSKASVYHCCIEKAEDSVVTIFKGPYRENTRNKLQKVVGDDNILIVNFSEIPGHRNIGDNIGTHCSYYQQFAEDGIILGLRRYRFLIFKNGGKEKRKKDGNQKYSSSVKCYFVRTESGWDRDEPYILSNKTIDEARKMFMHIHTVPTVAKYLARFSLVLSKATTLLDANDLSNVNVITIDDVPCKDTNGSIILNHGDALIHTDGTGLISEDLAKKCPASVFKGNLLGTNDLHPVLMQMRMFYDGLVAKGTLLVDRRLPPRTINIRPSMIKVSPDPNLLDGQSFNSLEIVSTSNRPKRAYTSKVLITLLHYGGXPVDYFLELQRKAVKDVEKACYNTSDSLEVAYNHADMDDSMSARMILSGIHPEDEAYLKYQLSEMIREEREGIKLGGIPIDETYNLIGATDPTGTLKPNEVCVIHENGQLSGEVLVYRYPGLHFGDIHVLTATHIPDLEKNIVGFSKYVILFPISGPRSLADEMAGGDHDGDSFFVSRNPQLLEHFRPSEAWVQRVPPKKTVQKKPQNFNGPDLEILLFHEFLKTRFTPSYVMSTAADCWLVYMDQLLTSEVQEHKREMIKTKMLELCDIYYEALDAPKTGNKIDIPHTLKVKEYPHYMDGKTHRTYHSTSVLGKIYDQANAMSQQYDIFPSVNIAVLTCFTEEVVTKECREQWTSHYQDYRRESTSFYGAKYSKEERNKRFLELYQKYKRILYHSEEFNESPRNHNEVFGEACAIYQIVYQYAIRRDNISLCGFAWKVAGRALCQLHTIKRGGQTVLCSHSVLRDAFKRKR, encoded by the exons ATGGTAGCACTGGGGGACCTGGAGTTTGTTAAAGTTTTCCTGATACATGTGTACCTTGCAGG AAAGAAGATAGAAGATGTGTGTGAATTACATGAGGAATATATTCGGTCCTTGCATTCACTGCCAATGGAGCATTTTGAGTCAGAAATCTGGCACAGATTTGGTCACAAGTTTATAGCTGAAACAGACAGAAGAAAG AACCTTGATTGGGACCCAAGTAAAGCAAGTGTATATCATTGCTGTATCGAGAAAGCAGAAGACTCGGTAGTTACCATATTTAAG GGCCCATATAGGGAGAACACGAGGAACAAGCTGCAGAAAGTTGTTGGTGATGACAATATTCTTATCGTTAACTTCTCAGAGATACCTGGGCATAGAAACATTGGAGATAACATCGGTACCCACTGTAGTTATTACCAACAGTTTGCTGAAGATGGCATCATCTTGGGTTTGCGTCGTTACCGATTTCTCA TTTTCAAAAATGgagggaaggagaaaagaaagaaagatggaAACCAAAAATATAGTTCCTCTGTCAAGTGTTACTTTGTTCGTACTGAGTCTGGATGGGACAGGGACGAGCCTTATATCCTCTCCAACAAAACTATTGATGAGGCCCGTAAGATGTTTATGCATATT CACACTGTGCCCACCGTGGCAAAATATTTGGCCAG GTTTTCTTTAGTATTATCCAAAGCTACCACACTACTAGATGCCAACGACCTATCAAATGTTAATGTCATAACTATTGATGATGTACCTTGCAAG GATACAAATGGAAGCATTATTCTTAATCATGGGGATGCTTTGATCCACACTGATGGGACTGGCCTAATATCAGAAGATTTAGCCAAGAAATGCCCTGCAAGTGTCTTTAAGGGAAACTTACTGGGGACAAATGACCTGCAC CCTGTTCTTATGCAGATGCGTATGTTCTATGATGGACTTGTTGCAAAGGGAACCCTTCTCGTTGATAGAAGG CTTCCTCCCAGAACTATTAATATACGACCATCAATGATAAAAGTGTCACCTGATCCAAATCTACTAGACGGGCAGTCCTTCAACTCATTGGAAATAGTTTCTACAAG CAATCGTCCCAAAAGAGCCTATACATCGAAGGTCTTAATTACATTGCTTCATTATGGGG TTCCAGTGGATTATTTTTTGGAGCTTCAAAGGAAGGCAGTAAAAGATGTTGAGAAAGCTTGTTATAACACTAGTGATTCTCTCGAAG TTGCATATAACCATGCTGACATGGATGACTCAATGTCGGCACGAATGATTCTATCTGGAATCCACCCTGAAGATGAGGCTTATTTGAAATACCAGCTGTCTGAAATGATTCGAGAGGAAAGAGAAGGGATCAAACTAGGAGGAATTCCGATAGACGAGACTTACAATCTGATCGGCGCAACAGACCCTACAGGGACACTAAAGCCCAATGAAGTTTGTGTTATACA TGAGAATGGCCAACTTTCTGGAGAGGTTCTTGTCTACAGATATCCTGGGTTACATTTTGGAGATATACATGTCTTAACTGCAACTCATATTCCTGATTTAGAGAAGAATATCGTGGGCTTCTCCAAATATGTTATACTTTTTCCTATTTCCGGGCCACGCTCTTTAGCTGATGAAATGGCAGGCGGCGATCACGACGGCGACAGTTTCTTCGTCTCAAGAAACCCACAG TTACTGGAGCACTTCAGACCATCTGAAGCATGGGTTCAAAGGGTCCCGCCAAAAAAGACTGTACAGAAGAAGCCTCAAAATTTCAATGGTCCGGATCTGGAAATCCTTTTATTCCATGAGTTTTTAAAAACTAGATTTACACCCAG TTATGTGATGAGTACAGCTGCGGATTGTTGGTTGGTATATATGGATcaactcttgacaagtgaagttcAAGAACATAAACGGGAAATGATAAAGACTAAGATGCTTGAGTTATGTGACATTTACTATGAGGCCTTGGATGCCCCCAAGACAGGGAACAAG ATCGATATCCCCCACACACTGAAGGTCAAAGAATATCCACACTATATGGATGGGAAAACACATCGGACCTACCATTCGACATCAGTGCTGGGAAAAATTTATGATCAAGCAAACGCAATGTCACAACAGTATGACATTTTTCCATCAGTCA ATATAGCAGTCCTGACGTGCTTTACAGAGGAAGTGGTAACCAAAGAGTGCAGGGAGCAGTGGACAAGCCATTACCAAGACTATCGAAGGGAGAGCACATCCTTCTACGGTGCCAAGTACAGCAAAGAAGAGAGAAACAAGAGGTTTCTGGAGCTTTACCAAAAATATAAGCGG ATACTGTACCATTCTGAGGAGTTTAATGAGAGCCCGAGGAACCACAACGAGGTGTTCGGCGAGGCCTGCGCGATCTACCAGATCGTCTACCAGTACGCGATACGGCGGGACAACATCAGCCTGTGCGGCTTCGCGTGGAAGGTCGCCGGCCGTGCGCTGTGCCAGCTCCACACGATCAAACGCGGTGGCCAGACTGTGCTCTGCTCGCACTCCGTCCTCCGGGACGCCTTCAAGAGGAAACGCTGA